A genomic window from Vigna radiata var. radiata cultivar VC1973A chromosome 2, Vradiata_ver6, whole genome shotgun sequence includes:
- the LOC106756006 gene encoding uncharacterized protein LOC106756006, whose amino-acid sequence MATSVKPRQLLVIIVIVLTFVSSEARNVPQLTTMEKKIHSKFGLREVINNVRNGKWHGKRSMLGGRLERISPAGPDPDHH is encoded by the coding sequence ATGGCTACTTCAGTTAAGCCAAGACAGTTACTTGTTATCATCGTAATTGTTCTGACATTCGTGAGTTCAGAAGCTCGAAATGTTCCTCAGCTCACAACAATGGAGAAGAAGATTCATAGTAAGTTTGGATTACGTGAAGTAATCAACAATGTGAGAAATGGAAAGTGGCATGGAAAGAGGTCAATGCTTGGTGGAAGGTTGGAAAGAATTTCACCTGCAGGACCAGATCCTGATCATCATTAA